A single window of Zingiber officinale cultivar Zhangliang unplaced genomic scaffold, Zo_v1.1 ctg69, whole genome shotgun sequence DNA harbors:
- the LOC122037622 gene encoding uncharacterized protein LOC122037622, whose protein sequence is MEFIHQYMIPLVLLRMLFTSQYEAQSTGSSTGEARTLDTLLQDYAYRALVHPHTGIVYDATVPSNLTGIRIAALRLRSGSLKRRGFDNLKEFDIPPNIVVQPYAERLVLVYQNLGNWSSFYYPLHGYTYLTPVLGLLAYDAANLSATNLSEIDFAATNLPVSINFTNVIFPVPSDLTAKCVWFGLNGSPDFRDLESGSVCTAFHQGHFSIVVNSSEIALPPGPSEGPGMSLNPVKPWKIIVAVVGGVIALILLASLIYLMLKYNQNKKVAKMEQHADAGISLHTASVGNTQVHVAFGTRTQPVLENELVA, encoded by the coding sequence ATGGAGTTCATTCACCAATACATGATTCCCCTAGTGCTTCTCAGGATGTTATTCACAAGCCAGTATGAAGCCCAGTCAACAGGTTCATCTACAGGTGAAGCGAGAACGTTAGATACTCTCCTTCAGGACTATGCTTACCGTGCACTTGTTCATCCCCACACCGGAATTGTGTATGATGCTACTGTCCCTAGCAATCTCACTGGCATCAGGATTGCAGCATTAAGGCTTAGAAGTGGGAGCTTGAAAAGGAGAGGATTTGATAACTTGAAGGAATTTGACATCCCACCTAACATTGTTGTTCAGCCTTATGCAGAAAGGTTGGTTCTGGTTTACCAGAATCTTGGCAATTGGTCTTCTTTCTACTACCCTCTTCACGGTTATACCTACTTGACTCCTGTGCTTGGTCTCCTTGCGTATGATGCTGCAAATCTGTCTGCTACTAATTTGTCTGAAATAGATTTTGCAGCTACAAACTTACCTGTATCTATTAATTTCACCAATGTGATCTTTCCCGTGCCAAGTGATTTGACTGCCAAATGTGTGTGGTTTGGTTTAAATGGCTCACCAGATTTCAGAGATTTGGAGTCTGGTAGTGTGTGCACTGCATTTCACCAAGGTCACTTCTCCATTGTGGTTAACTCCAGTGAGATTGCTCTTCCTCCTGGACCAAGTGAAGGTCCAGGGATGTCTCTAAATCCTGTCAAGCCATGGAAGATAATTGTTGCTGTTGTTGGTGGAGTAATTGCTCTAATTCTCTTGGCTTCACTCATATACCTAATGCTCAAGTATAACCAGAATAAAAAGGTGGCAAAGATGGAGCAGCATGCAGATGCAGGAATATCCTTACACACAGCAAGCGTTGGAAATACACAGGTTCATGTGGCTTTTGGCACAAGGACCCAACCAGTCCTTGAGAATGAACTCGTTGCTTAA
- the LOC122037624 gene encoding probable LRR receptor-like serine/threonine-protein kinase At1g06840 isoform X3, translating into MNNNSLSGQIPYELFTLPVLLHLLVDNNNLSGLLPPELGSLPNLRILQLDNNNFSGSSIPASYSNMTTLVKLSLRNCNLHGTIPDLSRMPQLGYLDLSWNMLNGSIPSNLAIYITTIDLSHNFLNGTITSTFNGLHKLQRVSLQNNQLVGSVPSSIWQSRAFNPNDTLILNFQNNSLTNITAADCPSNVTVLLFGNPLCINASQLNIVHLCQPKSVNQTSEGPTTYQNTCPPCPVDEHYERNPLSMSCQCSLPLTVAFRLKSPGISDFPPYMKDFESHLTSLLHLLSHQLYIESYMWESGPRLNMSLKLFPNSSSLFNSSEVVRLAGTLASWEIHISDVYGPYELLSLSRGPRESDSSKSRLSKGALAGILLGAIVGAASLSVMLTVLIMRKHPRYYSISRKKSSVTTLKLNNVKCFTFEEMVLATRNFCKSTQVGQGGYGKVYKGTLDDGRLVAIKRALEGTLQGSKEFLTEIEFLSRLHHRNLVSLVGYCDEQNEQMLVYEFMCNGTLRDHLSEKRNESLSFSKRLHIALGSARGILYLHCEADPPVFHRDIKASNILLDSKFHAKVADFGISRLAPVPDKDGSIPGYVSTVVKGTPGYLDPEYILTHQLTDKSDVYSLGVVFLELLTGMRPISHGKNIVREVRNACQSGLMFTLVDNRMEFYSSECVEKFSSLAIQCCSDETDARPSISEVVAELECILQMLGDDSSHEAPATGSIKTVSSSSLLSESSGTEPLVSGSISTITGH; encoded by the exons TCAGCTTGATAACAATAATTTCAGTGGCAGTTCCATTCCAGCTTCATACAGCAATATGACAACACTTGTAAAATT GAGTCTTAGGAACTGCAACTTGCATGGAACTATTCCTGATTTGAGTAGGATGCCTCAACTTGGCTATTT GGATCTTAGTTGGAACATGTTGAATGGATCCATACCATCTAATCTTGCAATTTACATAACAACTAT TGATCTATCACACAACTTTCTTAATGGAACAATCACTTCAACCTTTAATGGACTTCATAAGCTCCAACGGGT GTCCCTCCAGAATAATCAACTGGTTGGTTCTGTTCCATCCTCTATTTGGCAGAGCAGAGCTTTCAATCCAAATGACACATTAATCTT GAATTTCCAGAATAATTCTCTTACAAATATAACTGCTGCTGACTGTCCTTCAAATGTCACTGTATT GTTATTTGGAAATCCTCTGTGTATCAATGCAAGCCAACTCAATATAGTTCATTTATGTCAACCAAAGAGTGTCAATCAAACTTCTGAAGGTCCAACAACATATCAAAATACTTGTCCCCCTTGCCCAGTAGATGAACATTATGAGCGCAACCCATTATCTATGTCATGCCAATGCTCCCTACCACTCACAGTTGCATTTCGGTTGAAAAGCCCAGGAATATCAGATTTTCCACCGTATATGAAGGATTTTGAATCCCATCTGACCTCACTTTTGCACCTGCTGTCTCACCAATTGTACATTGAGTCGTACATGTGGGAGAGTGGGCCAAGGCTGAATATGAGCTTAAAGTTATTTCCTAATAGTTCTAGTCTATTTAATAGCAGTGAGGTTGTTCGTCTTGCGGGCACCCTAGCTTCATGGGAAATTCACATTTCAGATGTTTACGGACCATATGAGCTTCTTAGCCTCTCGCGGGGGCCCCGTGAAAGTG ATTCTTCAAAATCAAGGTTAAGTAAAGGTGCTTTGGCGGGCATTTTGTTGGGGGCTATTGTAGGTGCTGCTTCTCTATCTGTGATGTTAACAGTTCTCATCATGAGGAAACATCCCAGATATTACTCCATTTCAAGGAAAAAATCTT CTGTGACAACTCTGAAACTCAACAATGTAAAATGCTTCACTTTTGAAGAAATGGTCCTAGCTACAAGAAATTTCTGCAAATCCACTCAAGTAGGCCAAGGAGGGTATGGAAAGGTATATAAAGGAACATTAGATGATGGAAGGCTTGTAGCCATAAAAAGAGCACTAGAAGGAACTTTACAAGGTTCAAAGGAGTTCTTGACAGAGATAGAGTTTCTGTCAAGGTTGCATCACCGTAACttagtttctttagttggatacTGCGATGAACAAAATGAACAG ATGCTGGTCTATGAGTTTATGTGTAATGGTACTCTACGTGACCACCTTTCTG AGAAGCGAAATGAATCTTTGAGTTTCTCGAAGAGGTTGCACATTGCTCTGGGTTCAGCTAGGGGCATTCTGTATCTACATTGTGAAGCAGATCCTCCTGTATTTCATCGTGATATTAAAGCAAGCAACATACTATTGGACTCTAAATTTCATGCTAAAGTAGCTGATTTTGGCATCTCAAGATTGGCCCCTGTACCGGACAAGGATGGAAGCATACCTGGCTATGTATCAACTGTTGTAAAGGGCACGCCA GGTTACCTTGATCCAGAGTATATTCTAACTCATCAGCTGACAGACAAAAGTGACGTGTACAGTCTTGGGGTTGTATTCCTAGAACTTCTGACTGGGATGCGACCAATTTCACATGGCAAAAACATTGTAAGAGAG GTTAGAAATGCTTGTCAATCGGGATTGATGTTCACACTTGTCGACAACCGCATGGAATTTTATTCTTCAGAATGTGTGGAAAAATTCAGTTCTTTAGCAATACAATGTTGCTCAGATGAGACTGATGCAAGGCCATCAATATCGGAGGTTGTGGCTGAGTTGGAGTGCATACTTCAAATGTTGGGAGATGATAGTTCACATGAGGCTCCTGCAACAGGTTCAATTAAGACAGTCTCAAGCTCATCTTTGTTATCAGAAAGTTCAGGTACGGAACCTCTTGTCAGCGGCTCAATCTCTACCATTACAGGTCATTGA